The following DNA comes from Desulfatirhabdium butyrativorans DSM 18734.
CAATAACCCTTGGCCCAAAAATGATTACCCCAATAGGACTTCTTTTTAAGTTGCTTGAACCTATTCAAGATACGAATCGCAGTTCTCCCTTTAACAGTTCCAACATAATCCGATATTGAAACCTTTGGAGGAACCATTACGAGAAGATGGAC
Coding sequences within:
- the tnpA gene encoding IS200/IS605 family transposase, producing VHLLVMVPPKVSISDYVGTVKGRTAIRILNRFKQLKKKSYWGNHFWAKGYCVDTVGLNEEMIRKYIKYQEVQEKRFEQLQLF